In a genomic window of Sarcophilus harrisii chromosome 4, mSarHar1.11, whole genome shotgun sequence:
- the LOC100930712 gene encoding trace amine-associated receptor 9-like encodes MEILEDSHVEMRINTSYQLAAVQLCFENVSGSCIKTSYSPTARMILYMFFGFGAVLAVFGNLLVITAILHFKQLHTPTNFLIASLAGADFLVGLTVMPFSMVRSVESCWYFGDSYCKFHTCFDGSFCYASLFHLCFISIDRYIAVTDPLVYPTKFTVPISGMCIAVSWGCSVTYSFSLFYTGVNDDGLEDLVIALTCVGGCQAAMNQDWVLFGFLLFFIPTIAILILYGKIFLVAKHQARKIESTSSQIQNSAEKYKDRVTKRERKAAKTLGIAMAVFLVSWLPYFIDSLIDAYMNFITPPYIFEILLWCVYYNSAMNPLIYAFFYPWFRKAIKLIVSGRVLRNGSSEMNLFSEKAELHK; translated from the coding sequence ATGGAAATACTGGAAGACTCACACGTGGAAATGAGGATCAACACTTCTTACCAACTTGCTGCTGTGCAGCTCTGTTTTGAGAATGTCAGTGGATCCTGCATCAAAACCTCATATTCTCCCACAGCTCGAATGATTCTGTATATGTTTTTTGGCTTTGGGGCTGTGCTAGCAGTGTTTGGCAACTTGCTGGTCATCACTGCCATTCTTCACTTTAAGCAGCTACATACACCTACAAACTTCCTCATTGCTTCCTTAGCCGGTGCTGACTTTTTGGTTGGACTCACTGTGATGCCCTTTAGCATGGTGAGGTCAGTGGAGAGTTGCTGGTACTTTGGGGACAGTTATTGTAAATTTCACACATGTTTTGATGGGTCATTTTGCTATGCTTCTCTCTTCCATTTGTGTTTCATCTCCATTGATAGATATATTGCTGTCACTGATCCTCTGGTCTATCCAACAAAGTTTACAGTACCCATTTCAGGGATGTGTATTGCTGTGTCCTGGGGTTGTTCAGTAACAtatagtttttctctcttttatacaGGGGTCAATGATGATGGGTTGGAGGATTTGGTAATTGCTCTCACTTGTGTAGGAGGTTGTCAGGCTGCAATGAATCAAGACTGGGttctctttggatttcttttgttctttatacCAACAATTgccattctcattttatatggTAAAATTTTTTTGGTAGCTAAACACCAGGCTAGAAAGATAGAAAGTACCAGCAGTCAAATCCAGAACTCTGCAGAGAAGTATAAGGACAGAGTGACCAAACGAGAGAGAAAGGCTGCTAAAACACTGGGGATTGCTATGGCTGTGTTTCTTGTCTCTTGGCTGCCATATTTCATTGATTCACTAATTGATGCTTATATGAATTTCATAACTCCCCCTTATATCTTTGAGATCTTACTATGGTGTGTTTACTACAACTCAGCTATGAATCCCTTGATCTATGCTTTCTTTTACCCTTGGTTTCGGAAAGCAATTAAGCTAATTGTGAGTGGCAGAGTCTTGAGGAATGGTTCTTCAGAGatgaatttattttctgaaaaagCAGAACTACATAAATGA